Proteins encoded by one window of Branchiostoma floridae strain S238N-H82 chromosome 6, Bfl_VNyyK, whole genome shotgun sequence:
- the LOC118418441 gene encoding uncharacterized protein LOC118418441, with protein MMAHKLAMFLGLSAVLVVLMVHPADSVCCPHVRCAGGMWLKRCFCADNTMISEGRPFCGKGPCDSKGCNCERGCRQSKRGVAEDALGLLELLRGEQEDTGPKESALAGRGFGDHDTDQDMKLSKQEALEMLEMLKQMEDVDIDNLPADWFTSMDTNGNGFIDPKEYDEDEAKTLQ; from the exons ATGATGGCCCACAAGCTGGCGATGTTCCTGGGCCTGTCCGCCGTCCTGGTGGTGCTGATGGTGCACCCGGCAGACTCCGTCTGTTGCCCTCATGTAAGGTGCGCCGGCGGGATGTGGCTGAAACGATGTTTCTGTGCCGATAACACAATGATCTCTGAG GGAAGGCCCTTCTGCGGAAAGGGGCCTTGCGACAGTAAAGGATGTAACTGCGAGAGGGGTTGCAGGCAAAGTAAGAG GGGTGTGGCTGAGGATGCCCTCGGCCTTCTGGAGCTGCTGCGCGGGGAACAGGAGGACACTGGCCCGAAGGAGAGCGCCCTGGCCGGCCGCGGGTTCGGCGACCACGACACGGACCAGGACATGAAGCTGTCTAAGCAGGAGGCGCTGGAGATGCTGGAGATGCTGAAGCAGATGGAGGACGTGGACATCGACAACCTGCCCGCTGATTGGTTCACCTCCATGGACACCAACGGCAACGGGTTCATTGACCCTAAGGAGTATGACGAGGACGAGGCCAAAACCCTGCAGTAA